AAATCACCGGCGGCTGCCGCTGCGGCCAACTGCGTTACAGCTTCGAGCAGGACGGGCCGCTGCTCAACTATTGCTGCCACTGCCTCGACTGCCAGAAATCGACCGCGAGCGCCTTCGCCGATCAACTGATCGTGTCGACCGACGCGCTCACGCTGACCGGACGGCGCGTGACCTATTCGACCGAGCGCCCGTCGGGCGGGACGACGACGAACCAGCACTGCCCCGACTGTTTCAGCCGCGTTTGCAATGCGAACACCGTCTATCCCGCGATGACGATCGTGCGCGCCGGCACGCTCGACGATCCGTCGGACCTCGAACCCTTCGCGCATATGTGGACCAGCCGGAAACGCGGCTGGATCGCAATCGACCCGGCGGTGCCGACCTTCGAGGAAACCCCCGACCCCGGGGAATTCATGCGGCTTGCGATGGAGCGCCGCGCGGGCTGAACGGCTGGAGGCGACTGGAAGCCACGCTCTTCCATATCGTCACCCCGGACTTGATCCGGGGTCCCGCTTTTTGACGCACTCACTGGCTTCGGCCTCAAGCGGGATCCCGGGTCAAGCCCGGGATGACGGAAGTGGGGGACGGGATGTCCGCTCCCCACCCCAAAGCCGACACCCCACTAATGCCCCATATCCGCCGCCGACGCCCTCGGCCCGCCTGGCTTCGGCGGGCGTAGCAGCAGGACCAGCGGCACCGACGCCAGCGTCACCCACATCATCAGC
This sequence is a window from Sphingopyxis sp. USTB-05. Protein-coding genes within it:
- a CDS encoding GFA family protein codes for the protein MATEITGGCRCGQLRYSFEQDGPLLNYCCHCLDCQKSTASAFADQLIVSTDALTLTGRRVTYSTERPSGGTTTNQHCPDCFSRVCNANTVYPAMTIVRAGTLDDPSDLEPFAHMWTSRKRGWIAIDPAVPTFEETPDPGEFMRLAMERRAG